In Dama dama isolate Ldn47 chromosome 9, ASM3311817v1, whole genome shotgun sequence, the following proteins share a genomic window:
- the LEAP2 gene encoding liver-expressed antimicrobial peptide 2 — MWHLKLFALLMICMLPLAQVDGSPIPELSSAKRRPRRMTPFWRGVSLRPIGASCRDDSECITRLCRKRRCSLSVAQE, encoded by the exons ATGTGGCACCTTAAACTCTTTGCACTACTTATGATTTGCATGTTGCCGTTAGCCCAG GTAGATGGCTCTCCAATACCAGAACTGAGTTCAGCAAAGAGAAGGCCGAGGAGAATGACCCCATTTTGGAGGGGGGTTTCCCTCAGGCCGATTGGAGCCTCCTGTCGGGATGATTCTGAATGTATCACGAGGCTATGCAG GAAAAGACGCTGCTCCCTAAGTGTGGCCCAGGAATGA